acacacacacacacatatatatatatatatatatacacacacatatacatatttacgcgcacacacacacacacacacatatatatatatatttacgcgcgcacacacacacacacatatatatatatatataaacacatttatatatatatatatgtatatatacacatttatatatatatacacatttatatacatatatatattcatgcatatatatatacatatatatgtatatctgtctatcgatatatttatatataaattaatgtctttttgtgtgtacgtatacaattatacacatgcacacacacacacacacacacaacacacacggatatatatatgcatatatatgtcagtaGCATGTATGTTACATAATGGGAACTTTTCATTTGTAATTGCAGGATACCAAACAAGCAGTGGACATCGGAAATTATATCAACAGGCTGGCATTCTTTTCATCttccctgaataataataatattaatattaataataatattattattatcattattatttttgtttcacgcATAATATCTTGGAATATACACAAAAGGAGGATACAAAtcaaagacagaggaaatataacaacaaatataccaaaagcagaaaaaaaaatatatatgcatataaaaaaaaaataatatgaaagcaagcaaaaaataaaataataattataaagggaaagaatatatatttcaatctatacatatagatatatttatttatatatgtatatatgaatatacataaatatattacatgaaaataattgaaaataatcaacacaatatctatgtatatatccacatatatatacacacacacacatatatatataattacagaaagAATCCAACGAATGAATATACGTAAAGCTAAAAATCATATGTGATATATCTTCTTTTTCACACTTtcaaacatacacgtatattcaCAAAGATatagcacatatacacatatctatacacgcatatgtatagaagtatatcatacaaatattcaaaaggtatatacatgtaaatatatacacacacatatatatgtgttatagaaTGTTATATAcccatttaaaatatacatatgctcacatacaaacaaacatctatatgtatatatatttatatattttaactcacgaaaatatttattttccatattaatgagatttatatcattaatattattattatcattattattatcatacaagtgttgataatgataataatcgtaACTCTTTAAACGTTTTCGGAttatattatcaccatcatcgacaTCACCAAAATagccaccgtcaccaccgtcGCCGAgttgtcgtcgtcgccgtcatcatcatcgtgaatATTACTACTTTCCTTCTCTACTATCTCCTaattaccactactacaactactaatacaactactgTTATTTCTACTACAAATACCACCACTATTAATATTTCTCTTCTTCTTGACCAACATCCTGATTatcaatattaaatttaatattaataatacatcgATTTCTATATATCAATGACTGTTATTACTGCAGCTGGCCACTACAATGAATTTGGAGAAAACTTGAATGCCCTGTTGTCTTTAGTGAAATGCATTCAAACCTTCCACTTTTCTTCAATCGTACTCCTCTACTCCACATTCCTCCTTTCCGTCGCCTCCTCCATTTACTTAGCCCTTTCCGCCAACAAAATTTACGTGGTGTTATCCCTGTCGTCTGCTCTTTCCAGACTCAATTCCCCTTcaatttctcttgaatttttcaGACACTACATCTCACAAAatcatttttttacattctgtATTACTTCTATTCCGCTATTAAGCTCATGTTTTCTATTTTCCAGGCATCACAAATTCAAACAAAATCATTTCGTCTCTTCCGTTTCTATCGCTTCTTTCTTCCCacttttcttcatctcttcttttattttatttgtcttcgTCTTCAGTAATTTTAACTTCCTCAAAACTACCACTACATCTGTCACCAATGctaacagcatcaccatcatccttatcattaatatcatcaactTACTCATAGCCATTTccaactacaacaaaaacagcaacccAGTCTGTAGCTTTTTCACCTACCTCTTTACAACTAAATCCATCATATTCcactatttgttgtttttcttgttatcgCTGTTCTTGTTAAGCGGTAGAAATTTCTGCACGAAATTTCCACATTTTTCGTTACTAACTGATTATTGTAAACCATCGTCTGACGCTTTGTTATACCAACAGAAACAATACGAACACTATCAACTTCACAACAAACATCAAAACCACGAGAATTGCTACACTCTTTACCTGCACTGCCACTATCCACTGACCTTTTGCCAGCACTACCACCAAAACCGCTGCCAACGACACCATTACAATCACGTTAAAACCCACAATCAGTACCaccaactacaacagcagcaatatcatTTTCAAAACCACTATTTATATAACTACCGcttatactataataataataataataactattgctTTATCTGCTGTTACTACAGTTTTTGCAATAACGATAGCAAATCTCACCCCTGCATCGACAAATACATCGGGAACTATCACCGTAACGGCTCATATAACCGCAgcctcaacagcaacaataaaaagatCAACAGGGATTACAAGTGCTAcacatacttattattattaaactataGGAATTTCTATCGTTGCAAACAGCTTCAACAAATTTGCAATCACCTCTACCTCCGTCTACACTTTCTTCAATTCCGTCACAACCTCACTTACCACTACCTCCAAAACACTATccaaaacagcaacaaccacaacccaTACTGCTACCACTACAAATACTACCATCACAACAGCtgtttcgattattattattattattattataactacatAACACGTCAACGGTATTACAGCTACAATCAAATCTACAACAACGAacacagcgacaacaacaacaaccacagcaacaatatCGAACCCACAATCAAGAAAAACTACCACCCTACACAATTCCAAACAcgcatatcaccatcaccactgccaacaacaagaacaacaatagcaaaaacatAAAACACTCAAATATTTTAGTCCTTGGCGGTTTAGTTGCCTAAATGGTAGTGGGGTTCGAACCCGTCTCTCTCCTCTACGTCTGAACTTCTCTCCGGTTTCGCTCGTACTGTGCCGCTGtcgttaccactaccaccaccgccgtcgccgcCATCGTAGTCATCGTCAACGCTACCGCTGCTAGtgctgctgtcgctgctgctgctactaccatagttgttattactgttgttgttagtgttgttgttgggtTACTGCTGCTCTTGTTGCTATCGTAGttttcgttatcatcatcgttgttgttgttcttgttgtttgacAAGTTACATCGTTGTTGTACAGCGTTGCTATTAAcgtttctctcctcctcctctccatccTCCTCATCTCTCGTCATCTTCCACATTTTCGCTCTTGTTGTTTGTGGTTGCTGCACTTCTCTGCGTTTCCATCGCctactactgatatatatatatatatatatatatatatacacatatatatacgcatatagctAGGTGACCAAGTGTTATAGCTGTTGtcgttaatattgttgttattgttatcaccaTCGCCACATATACCCCCTCCAGTCCCCTTgtttcatcatcgttattatcattcgATTAAAGACGTTTTTTACttcaaaataaaaagattttaaccCCACCCCCAACCAaaagtctatctatctgtctatctaactatctacctatctatctatctatctatctatctatctatctatctatctatctatctatatacatatatatatatatatctgtgtctgtctgtctatcgatctgtctatctatctatctatctttcgttTTCTGTGTCCGTGTTACGACTATTTTCGCCAGGAAGTATTTATCATGTATCttggatattaatttatatttatatatacaaatatattttaaatttgtcatatatatatatatatacatacatacatttatatatatatatatatatatatatatatatttgtgtgtatgtatgtatgtatagatatgtttaaATTTCTTCACAAATACACATTgtgaatacaatatatacattctcatGAGACACAAACATTTGAATTAAACTCTGCAATCGAACcactaaacgcacacacacacgcaggcaacAGTTATTATCACCAACGTTCATCCTTGTTCTTGTCTTCACCTTTACAAGGATTTTCCTTCAATTAAGTTTTGCTTCGTCTTtcttgagacaaaaaaaaaactactcggaacaaaaaaaaaacagaaacagaaatcaAAAACGAAGGTAACGTTGTTTTCCACCACTACATAGAGAACACCTCCGACAAGGGATGCGTCTGTAAAATAACTGATTCCTATACGTTCAgtcgaacacacaaacacataataatcATTGTATACGGAACCAAGATCTTTTATAGtctgtttctctctatctctccatctacaCAGATCTACTTACCTTTCTATACAATTTAGAAGACAAGAAGAAGCAGCAACACACCACgaattaaatatctatatatacacacacacacacacacacatatatatatttatatatacatatgtatttatatatacatggatatttaGTATACATGGGTATTTAATCTATAAAGCTAAATAGCTTtctatcttcatatacatataaccacatagatatatatatctccctcttttttctctgCCTCCCCCATTCATTCGTTCCCCCTTTCTATCTCCATCTCTGCCTTTCTCGattgttctctttctttttttcattcatcTATTCTTTCTATTTTACTCGTTCTCTGTTACATCCTCTGCCTTTCTTCATTCAACATTTGTTGACCTCTTTCGCTTTGCCtcgctaaatattttttttctttctcaccctctttctcttttttctcttttttgttttctttatttcattcattcattcattcattcattcgccTTGACTTTTctgcatttcatttcattcaatcaatctttattttttttttcttgatttattGTACCATCTTGTTGATAAATACAGAGTTTTACAAATTTTCGATTATctttcaagaagaaaaaaaatatatatacaccctgaAATTTTCAACTAAACCCTCtgatttctcttttatattcatttaaattttagctcttctcttcaatttttttttgttggtatcGTAAAGTGTTTGTTGCTACTAACAACAATTATCGTCTTTGTTGTTAATGTAGACTGATTTTCTCACAtcacattcattattattattatcattattattatcattattagtaataataataataatttgggcaACTTCCTTCATTTTGATAGTAATTTATTTTTGCTAGCCTTTATAATTCTTGCcgcatatctacctatctatccatctatctatctatctacctacctatctatctatatatctgttggTCTGTCTCGATCTCTCAATCTTTtaaactatacatacacagagtttgaaaatacatttacaaaTCTCGCCAAATTTCTAAACACGTTTTGTATCGCTGATTTTTGCATTGACTCTTGTTACGGTTCTCTGTTCATTCTctgcatctttttcttttttcttttttcttaatacaATCTTAACCCACTTGTTAAATACTATACACTTCCCCTTCGtctcttcatcattttcatcactgcCAACGTAAATCATTAACATCACAACCATCATTGTCCTCGTAGTAATCAttacataataacaacaataataataataataataataactataatgtattaataatcaatataaattatatacatatagatatattatatatatatatatatattatatcatattcatatatatatctcaatttcTTCACCAAGCATCAAGTTGCTtacatttttctcctttttccccCATTCAGATCTTCTCAGACacctgttattttttttgttgttgtttttgtaaatttatttttttaactttcatcAACTTTTATCTTCCTTCCGTCGTCTGTCACAACTAATTTGTTCTCATTTCGtctatctctctgtgtatctatctatctattaatcgaTTTCCTCGAttgatctattgatctatctatttctctctttatcaATCCATCCGTAGAGTTTGTCGCCGTCTTCTTCCCACCCCATCCACCTTACATAAAtcactccccccctctctctctctctctctctctctctcacttcctctctctctctctctctttacttatatttttatatctttctatatatttccaccgtgtttgtgtatctgtgtgtttgtctacatatttcgatatagatacacatatacaaatacaaatacattcacatatagtcatacaaacacactcacacacacatacaaaaacgttCGCGCGCgtctatatacatttacacattcataaatatacacacatatatatacataaatatcaaccGACTCATTCATTTCTAAGTTAATTCGTTCATTCgctcattctttcattctgtaatacctgtctttcttcttttctttcattcattcactactCCTCGTTGTTTATCTTGAAATTTTCTCGTCTCATTAcaaccgccaacaccaacaccaccagtaccacttacatcaacaacaaaaacaccttCACAACTGctattatatttatcatcatcatcatcataatcaacatcatcatcgccagcatcagtatatatctatcgttatatCCCATCATATCACACACATCTTTTGGTCTCTTaatttttcttcctctgtctcatctccccctctctttcttctttaacACCTCAATATaaccctcttcctctccctctctctttctctctgtatatatatatacacacatacactcacacacacaaatatatacatatatatatacacatatatatatacatatatatcgatctatatatacatgtataaatcacTATATTTCTTCAATCCAGTTTAATTTATCTCTTCACCACTCCACCCCACCGTACACTCGCCCCAtttaactaacacacacacgaacacaaacgcaaacaaacacacacacacacatattgacacacGCATTATTTCATTACAACACTGTTTCTCTTCAtcagtttctctctttttctccctccctatatatcaaaacacatttcgtctctctctctcttctttttcgcTCTGCACAATTTTCTCCATCtacctctcttttctcttccccATCTTCTATACACAAACGGATcgcctttccttctttcacatGTATGATGACTCCAAGACACGACACAATTTTGGCGGTGACTTATCTCCTTCTAGGATTAACATTCATACAATATGCGCGATGTATTCCGGAATTGGTGCGTATAGGTAAGTCGTATTGTTTGTTATTATATCATTTCTTTTCGTcttttctatatctttctctttgaAACTAAACACGAACAGACGTACACGCGCACGGATACACAGTtacacctacactcacacacagaaacacacgcacacacagaaacacacacgatCGCAGACAGccaatcacacacagacatatcatacttagacatatatacacaaaacacacagatgCTCACGCGTATAAACACCCTCCACTCtcacagacaataaaaaataataaaaaaaaaagatggaaagaaaatgaagtaactcatacatacacaaatacctacTGATTACACAGGGACatgtaaacatacgcacacatgcgcagCAGTGCACATACGCCTGCAAAAACACGTACAACTATACTAATACACACGATATAttgctatatacatatgcatgctgtTTGCTGGGtgggatatgtttatatatgtatgtatgtatatatatgtatttatttatttatctattcatttatttatatatgtatttgatgtagttaagaatatatgtatgtatttatatatttatgtatttatctaagcATGCATGTTTAAGTAAAGACGCGTAGCCTTATCGGTAACGCTATTCGGATTTTGTTCGTAACGTCGTGAGTTCGCTGCTCGGACCAGAATTTGCGTTGTTTTACGATCCTCAGCTGCAAAATAGGGACCTGATGACTGTTGGTACTGCAACTTCCTTCTGTCATGTATGTCGTATTTCTGCTGGGTCAACGGTGGGGGGTGGTGTCGAGATTGAGTGGGTGGGGTATACATGCCTGCTCGCAACTATGtatcaaacaaaaacaacaaacatggtACGACCTACCGCGCATGTTTATACAACACAAACAGATTCATGTACCATTTACACGCACAACTTCATGtgccatacatacgtatacatatacagacaaacagaaatagatagatagattgatgcgtatgtatgtatatatgtgcatttttggATGTACAtttgcatgagtgtgtttgtgtgcatgtgtgtgcacagacTCGCAtagacatgtgtacatatatacgtgtgtatatacgtatttatgggAGAGCTTGCGTAGCAGCATGGTGTCACGATAGTATACAGATGTACAAAACAAGACTCATGAAgagaagcatgcatatatatatgtgtgtatgtatgtgtgtgtgtgtgtgtatgtatgtatgtgtgtatgtatatgtgtgtatgtatatgtatatatgtatgtatgtatatgtgtgcatgcatatgtgtatgtatgtatatgtatgtatgtgtatgtatgtgtatgcatgtatgtatgtatatgtatgtatgtatatgtgtgtatgtatatgtatgtatgtatatgtgtgtatgtatgtgtatgtatatatgtatggatacatatatacatacataaacatattaatcgatcgacagatggatgatacatagacagacagacagacattcatgcatacatatatacaaacggatagatagatagatgtgtgtgtgtgtgtgtccatgtgcatgtgagtgttttCAGTTTGCGATTGTCTCCTACCAGAACTTAAgaaatgttgttgtttgtgtgtttatgtcctcttaACGTAAATGGTTCTGCACAATTGTATCGGAAACGTACGTAGCAGGCTTTCAAACACAAATGAGAAATAGTATTCTGTTAAACACTTAAAGGGCGTGACACAGCGTGACCCCAGACCTGTGACtctaagaagtaaaagaaaaacagaaccacacatatatgtgcgtgtgtatctacgtatatatttatgtatatatgtacgtattatgtacgtatgtatatatttatgtatgtatatacactacctGATAATAAGCATTACAATGGCATAAGAATTTTCACTGCTTAATAATGTGTGATATCGTGTATTACTGTccgataatgtgtttgtgtgtgtctatgtacatattatgtatgtatatgtatatgtatatatttatatgtatatatatgtgtatgtgtgtgtacgtattatgtatggatatatttatgtatgtattatgcatgtatcatatatatatatatatatatatatatattatatatatatatatatacatacatacatactccagaAACATGCACATACCGAAGCATGAATAGAAATACGTACAGCCAATCGTATAACTATAtaagcacagacatatatatacgcataccagCACATGCCGATATAGAAGTACtatcacacgtacacactcacaacacatacacataatctaTACTCACACAGCCGTGTGTACAAAATAACGCATGCGCAAACGTAGAAAATATCGTACACGCATACGTTCACGCAAACTCACATACACTCCATGAGACAATAGAAATACTCGCTTTAATACATCCACAGCGCAGGTACGCGGTAGAAGATATAAGGATACTTTGATATATGTGGAGAGAAAACAACGCATGCGCCAGCCGCCGCGACTCAAGTACTCAAACAAGCACTTATATTCGACGCACGCACATAGAAATACAAAGAAgctcatacgtgtatatatatatatatatatatatatatatatatatatatatatatatacacacacccataaatgGTCATAAGGACTCAGAGATATACAGTCGAGGACTTGAAGAAATATTCTTAAACGAACACGATTTAAAGAATGATAGAAGAAGTGTAACGTGTACCGCGAACTCACAACAGTAGCACGTGCAGAGCAGACGCAAAtcctgaaacaaaacaaaacaatcatgCATACATGAAATGAAACCGGTACGCACTATCAGATTCAagcccattatacacacacacacgtaatactCAGATACACTATATTGCAACATAGAAGTCTTGACATCGTTGCCCGACTGGTTCGAAAAAGaaccttttcgttttttttttttttcggttttttttttttgtagaaataCGGTTCCTCCATCGGTTCTTAATCATTTTCTACCCATTGACCCATTTCGTTCATATTTTACTCGAGCGGACCCTCGTaaccatttaattttttaaaaacgaacatatttgtttttataatttagtATTGTagggaattgtatttaaaaattgttaaaatactttgtgtccaaccaatttattttaattaccaATTCGTAGCCAATTTATCGTAATTTTTCGAAGGAAAACTCTTTTATTGGCTCCCAAATGTCATGTGAACATCAGCTGGAAGCTACTCTTTTCTAAATTTTATGATCCGAGTTTTCTTTGTCAGAGGTTAAAGGTCGGATGAGTCATGGTATGAATACTCTTGAGGTGGGGTACATATGCCCAACAATTAGAACAacttaaatttggaaaaaagacTACTATCACCCATATACGCATTATCACATAGATATGATGTAAGCATTATAAAGCAAATATACTCATTATCACCCATGATATCATTACCTCAGAGTTATACACCATTTTTCTATCATTATCAAACAACGAGATCTCACAGTTTTGCTGCTTATTACATTACCACAAAGAAAGCAACATTATCAGGACCTAGCATTTTATCAAACTAAAATACATATACGACTCCTTATCACGTATTAGCATATAGTCACACACATTATGACCCATTATTACAAATTATCACCTGGTTACACACTATCTTAAATTAATATCCTTTTCAACTTAGGAGCACACATTATCAAGTATTAAAACAGCACACACCAATATCCAGAAACGGACATTAATATATCCCTGCGCTGCACATTATAACACAAAAGATACTTGGATGCAATTTGAGATAGTCTGGATGCTATTTACACACTGGGTTCGCATTTAACATTGGTTATCTAATAGCAACTTTCATTATCGTTCAGTAATGCGAGATATCTTACAACCAATACACATTATCACTTACAAACACATTATCACACTGTAACACACTTTATTTCTTAGAGACACACATTATCAAACACTAACTCGCATTGGAGTACAATTGTACACATTACCAACATTATCAAACAGCAATACACATTATCAAACAGTAACTCACATTATCGTACCATAGTACACAATTTCAAGCAAAATCTACATTACCGGACGGAAAtgtacattatcatatatatatatatatatatatatatatatatatatatatatatacacattatcacACAGAGATACATTTTATTATAAGGCAACAAACATTGTCAAAGACTAACTAACCATATAGTACAATAGTTAATATCAGTTCACGAAACATATTATCAGTCGGTAAAATGCATTTTCTCAACTAACACACATTACACATTACATTTTATCATTCAGTAACTCACGTTATCAAACTGGAATTGATATTAGCGTACATTATTACTAAATATCACACAACAATGCATTTTAATTGTTAGTGGCACAAATATCGATTAATAACACGATATTTTTCAATAACACCCATAATGATACAATAATTCATTATAGTATTGAAAACACTCTATCAGAGTAGAATGTATTTTGTACAATAACAGATATTATTACACAGTATTTCACACTATTATGCATTTATAGACATTATCATGTAACGGTGCACATTATCAGACAGCAATACACGATATCACGCAAGGACACACATTATTAAACAGTAAAACATGTTATGCGATTGTAATGCTTATTATCAGGTAGTGCTAAATATGAAATTTTGCTTTGACTTTTGATTTTAGTGGTTATTATTGCAGTTGTTATTGTCAGCACTTTATGTTAAGACTATTGATCTTGGCAACGATGTTGTGTGATTGATTCGTTAGAACATCTCCTCCAAAGATGCTTTGCAgaagttatttttctctttatgatctgagctcaaatttcgcaAAGGTCAGTG
The Octopus sinensis linkage group LG21, ASM634580v1, whole genome shotgun sequence DNA segment above includes these coding regions:
- the LOC118767392 gene encoding uncharacterized protein LOC118767392 isoform X1 translates to MTVITAAGHYNEFGENLNALLSLVKCIQTFHFSSIVLLYSTFLLSVASSIYLALSANKIYVVLSLSSALSRLNSPSISLEFFRHYISQNHFFTFCITSIPLLSSCFLFSRHHKFKQNHFVSSVSIASFFPLFFISSFILFVFVFSNFNFLKTTTTSVTNANSITIILIINIINLLIAISNYNKNSNPVCSFFTYLFTTKSIIFHYLLFFLLSLFLLSGRNFCTKFPHFSLLTDYCKPSSDALLYQQKQYEHYQLHNKHQNHENCYTLYLHCHYPLTFCQHYHQNRCQRHHYNHVKTHNQYHQLQQQQYHFQNHYLYNYRLYYNNNNNNYCFICCYYSFCNNDSKSHPCIDKYIGNYHRNGSYNRSLNSNNKKINRDYKCYTYLLLLNYRNFYRCKQLQQICNHLYLRLHFLQFRHNLTYHYLQNTIQNSNINNNNNHSNNIEPTIKKNYHPTQFQTRISPSPLPTTRTTIAKT
- the LOC118767392 gene encoding DNA-directed RNA polymerase subunit beta''-like isoform X2, yielding MTVITAAGHYNEFGENLNALLSLVKCIQTFHFSSIVLLYSTFLLSVASSIYLALSANKIYVVLSLSSALSRLNSPSISLEFFRHYISQNHFFTFCITSIPLLSSCFLFSRHHKFKQNHFVSSVSIASFFPLFFISSFILFVFVFSNFNFLKTTTTSVTNANSITIILIINIINLLIAISNYNKNSNPVCSFFTYLFTTKSIIFHYLLFFLLSLFLLSGRNFCTKFPHFSLLTDYCKPSSDALLYQQKQYEHYQLHNKHQNHENCYTLYLHCHYPLTFCQHYHQNRCQRHHYNHVKTHNQYHQLQQQQYHFQNHYLYNYRLYYNNNNNNYCFICCYYSFCNNDSKSHPCIDKYIGNYHRNGSYNRSLNSNNKKINRDYKCYTYLLLLNYRNFYRCKQLQQICNHLYLRLHFLQFRHNLTYHYLQNTIQNSNNHNPYCYHYKYYHHNSCFDYYYYYYYYYYYHYYYHY